Part of the Usitatibacter palustris genome, TTCTTGCCCTTCGTCGAGATGAACTTCTTCGCGTAGTCGGTCGAGCCGTTGCCGTCGGCATCGCTGGTGGCGTATTCGCGCTGCGCATCGACGACCGCGAGCAGCGTCTGGATGGTGTCGAGCTCGTTGCGGCCCACGCGGCGGTTGATGACTTCCTCGCGGCCGGTCTCCGCATCGAACGCCCACTTGCCGTCCTTGGCCTTCACCAGCGGGGCGGGGAAGGGCCAGTCGTCATCACCCACGTTGATGGTCGCCTTCGCGTCGCCTTCCTTCACGAGCTTGTTCTTCTTGTCGTAGGCGGCGAGGAAAGCCGTCCAATCCGCGCGGTCCGACACGGCGTCGCCCGTGAAGATCCAGGGCTTCGACTTCTCGCCGAAGATGGCGATCACGTTCTTGCCTTCGCCGGTACGCACCGCATCGGCAAGCGCCTTGGAGCCTTCCTCGGGGGAAGCAAACGAGCGTTGGGCGGCTGCGGGAAGTGCGGCGCAAAGCACGAGGCCCGCGGCGAGAATCAGTTGAGTCTTCTTCATGTTCAGTCTCCGAATGGATGAGGGTGGGATCAACGACGTCCGCCGCCGCCCCGACCGCCTCCGCCGCCACCGCCACGGCTGGCGCTGCCGCGCGAGCTCGCCGCGCGCGTGGATGCGCCGCCGCCCGAGTTGCTGAAGCCGCTATGGCTTCCACGGCTGCTGGCGCTGCCGCCACCACCGCCGAAGTCGCGCGATCCGCTGCCGCCGCCCGATGCTGAGCCGCGCGAGCCCATGTCGCGCGTGTTCGCGCTCGCGGCCGCGCCTCCACGATCACCGCCGCCGAAGTTGCCGGAGCCGGATCGATCGCCCGCGCCGCCGCCCAACTGGCTGCGGTCCATGCTGCCCATCTCCGAACGGCCCTGCTCGGCACGCCCGCGGAACTGCTCGCGCGATTGCGCCGCCTTCTGGTCGCCGCCGCGGTTGTACTTCTGCGCGGTCCCCTGGTCCTTGTACGGAACACCCTTGCGATTCTCGGCGTTGTGCTGGAACTTGTTGTTGGTGTTGCTGATGTTCGTCTTGTTGAAGTTGTTGTAGTTGTTCGTGTTGATGTTGATGTCGTTGCCGCCCCAGTTGCAGTTGCCCCAGATCGCCGCGCCGACGACCACACCGGTGGCGAAGGCAAGGCCCGGCGCATAGACGTAGCCCGGCGGATACATGTAGTACGGCGGGTAGGCCGGATACCACCAGGTCCCGTAGATCGTGGCCGGGTTGTAGGTCGGAACGTAGACGACTTCAGGCTTCGTGGGCTCGACCTTGATGATGGTGGCGCCACCTTCGTTCGCGGTCGTCACCTTCTGCTGGTCGGTCGACTTGAGGTTCCCGGCGTCGGAGGCCTTCTTGCGCAGCGACTGGACCGTCTGCATCACGGCCTTCTGGTCGGCGAGGAACGCGTCGCCCAGCTTCTGCGTCCAGTCGATCTTTTCGTTCATCTGCGTGAGCACCTGCGGCACGGTGGTCAGCGACTTCACCGCCGGATCCCAGGTCTGCTTGACCAGCGCGTCCTCGAGCGCCTTGTCCTTCAGCGTCGGGTTGGCCTTCTGCCAACGCGCCGCCTCGACGACCTGGAGCGGATACGTGGAAGCCATGAAGATCTGCGCGAGGAGCGGATCCGGATACAACGCGATGGGCGCGAGGATCGTGTCCAGGTCCTGCTGCGAGAAGGGCTTGGTGGCCGCGGGCGCCGCGGCGGCCGTCGTTGCCGGCGGCGTGGTGGGCGCAGGCTGCTGCGCCAATGCGGGCATGAACGCCAGCATCAGGGCAACGGCCAGGGGATTCCGAGTACGAGTGGCACGCATTTGAGTCTCCTTCGAAGGCTACCGATGGCGCGAGGGAAAGCAGAGTACCCGGATTGTACGCGGGCTCCAACTTGCCCGACGCCCCGCGGGGGCATAGAATCCTTGCTGACGCGCCGATTTGCACTCTGCTTGCGGGCGCTTAATAAATGCGGCTAAACGAGTGACGGGACCGAAACCCGGCACGACCGTTTGGCTGCCGGGTTTTTTCATGGCCGATTCACCACAACGATCGGTCGGGGCCGTCACCGCGGAGCGCGCGGGATTCCTCGAGCCGTTGATCCTCAAGGCGGGCAAGACCCTCGCTTCGTACGAGCTCGTCTACGAAACGTACGGCACGCTCAACGCCGATCGTTCGAACGCGATCCTCGTCTGCCACGCGCTTTCGGGCGGGCATCACGTTGCCGGCTATTACGCCAACGACCCCACCAAGATCGGCTGGTGGGACAACATGATCGGCCCGGGCAAGGCGATCGACACGGACCGCTTCTTCGTGATCGGCGTGAACAATCTCGGCGGATGCCACGGCTCGACCGGTCCTGCATCGATCGACCGCGCGACGGGCCAGCCGTACGGCGCGGGTTTTCCGCTGGTCACTGTCGAGGATTGGGTCGCTTCGCAGGCGCGGCTCATGGATCGCCTGGGCATCCAGACGCTCGCCGGCGCGATCGGCGGGTCGCTCGGCGGCATGCAGGCGCTGCAGTGGACGCTTTCCTATCCGGATCGCATTCGCCACGCGTTCGTGATCGCGGCGGCACCCAAGCTCTCCACGCAGAACATCGCCTTCAACGATGTCGCGCGCCAGGCGATCGTTTCGGATCCGGATTTCCATGGCGGGAATTTCTACGCGCAGGGAACGATTCCCGCGCGCGGCCTCAAGCTCGCCCGCATGCTCGGGCACATCACCTATCTTTCCGACGACGTGCTGAGCGAGAAATTCGGCCGGGTCCTGAAGCGCGAGGGTTACGGCTTCAACTACGACGTCGAGTTCGAGATCGAGTCGTACCTCCGATACCAGGGCGACAAGTTCGCGCAGATCTTCGACGCGAACACCTACCTGATCATGACGAAGGCGCTCGACTACTTCGACCCGGCGCGCGAAACCGGCGGTGATCTCGCGAAGGCGCTCTCGCCCGCGAAGGCCGGGTTCTTCCTCGCCTCCTTCAAGAGCGACTGGCGCTTCCCGCCGTCGCGCTCGCGCGAACTCGTGCGCGCGCTGGTCGCGGGCAGCAAGCGCGTCACCTACGCGGAGATCGACGCGCCTTCGGGTCATGACGCGTTCCTGCTGAACGACGCGCATTACCACCGGCTCGTCGCGTCATACACGGACAACATCGCTGCGGAGATCAACGCGGGCAGCCGCGCCGGGCCGCTCGTGATCGGCGACACCGAGCTCGAGGAAATGAAGGGCTACAAGGGGACCGCGCAATGAGCCCCTCCCAGCAACGCTACGACTTCGAGCTCATCGCCTCGTGGATTCCCGAGGGCTCGCGCGTGCTCGACCTCGGCTGCGGCGATGGCGTCTTGCTCGCGGGCCTCACCGCGACGCGCAATGTCAGCGGCTATGGCGTGGAGATCGACGATGCGGGCGTGCTCGCGAGCGTGGCCAACGGCGTCGACGTGATCCAGATGGACCTCGAGTCGGGCCTCAACGTGTTCGAGGATGGCGCGTTCGACTTCGTGATCCTCTCGCAGACGCTGCAGGCGATGAAGAACACCGAGAAGATCCTGAAGGAGATGCTGCGCGTGGGCCGCCAGGGGATCGTCACGTTCCCCAACTTCGGCTACTGGCGCCACCGCCTCGACATCATGAGGGGGCAGATGCCCGTTTCGAAGACGCTGCCCTACCAGTGGTACAACACGCCCAACATCCACCTGTGCACGGTGAAGGATTTCGAGGACCTGTGCGTGAAGGTCGGCGCGCAGATCCTCGACGAACAGGTGATCACGGGCGGGCGTCCGGTGACGGTTCTGCCGAACCTGCTGGGCGACCTCGCGGTCTTCCGGTTCCGCCGCAGCCCCTGAGTCGATAGACTCACCCCCTCATTCCAGGAGACGACCGTGGCCAAGGCCGAGAAGAAGAAAACCGCAGTGGATGCGAAGGGCAAGATCGACAGCAAGACCTACGATCGCGAGATGAAGCGCCTGCACGGCGAGTTGGTCGCGATGCAGGAGTGGGTGAAGGCCAAGGGCCTCAAGGTCTGCGTGGTATTCGAAGGCCGCGACGGCGCGGGCAAGGGCGGCACGATCAAGGCCCTCACCGAACGCGTGAGCCCGCGCGTGTTCCGCGTGGTGGCGCTGCCCGCACCCACCGACCGCGAGAAGTCGCAGATGTACATCCAGCGCTACCTGCCGCACCTGCCCGCCGCGGGCGAGATCGTGATCTTCGACCGCAGCTGGTACAACCGTGCGGGCGTGGAGCGCGTGATGGGCTTCACCGACCAGAAGCGGGTGAAGAAATTCCTCGAGGTGCTGCCCAACGTCGAGCGCGCGATCGTCAACTCGAACATCATCCTGATCAAGTACTGGCTCGAAGTGAGCATGGACGAGCAGACGCGGCGCCTGAAGGCCCGCGCCGACGACCCGCGCAAGATCTGGAAGCTCTCGCCGATGGACTTGAAGAGTTACTCGCGCTGGCATGACTACACCGAGGCGCGCGACGACATGTTCAAGTACACGCACTCGGAGTGGGCGCCGTGGCGCGTGGCCTACACCGACGACAAGAAGCGCGGCCGCCTCAACATCATCAGCGATCTCCTCTCGCAGATTCCCTACGAGAAGCTGAAGATGCCCAAGGTGAAGCTGCCCGCGCGCGGCAAGTCCGGGAAGTACAAGGAACGGCCGATCACCGTGACGAAGGTGAAGGAGCGGTACTAGCCGATCCGGGCATCGCCTCTTCCTTGTCGAGCGCGATGACCGTCGCGCGCTTCCACCAGAGCAGGAACAGGCCCGGGAGCGCGGTGAAGAACGTGATCACGAAGAACGTGGGCCAATCGAGGCCCATGTACTGCGGATCGGTCATGTAGCCCGCGGCCGGGCCGACGTAGACACGGCCCAGCGCCGCCAGCGCGGAGATGAGCGCGTACTGGAACGCGGTGAAGCGCGGGTTGCACAGCGCCATCTGCAGCGCGACGAACGAAGCCGTTCCCATCCCGCCACAGAGGTTGTCGAAGCCGATCGCCGCGTACAGCACCGTGTAGTCCTTGCCCACCACGGCCAGCCCCGCGTACGCGAGGTTCGATATCGCCTGCAGGATGCCGAAGACCAGCAGCGACTTGAACAGGCCCCAGCGCAGCATCAGCACGCCGCCCGCGATCACGCCCACGAGTGTTGCGATCAACGCCATCACCTTGTTGGCGTAGGCGACGTCCTCGAGCGAGAAGCCCACGCCGCGAATGAGGAACGGCGTCGTGAGCGAGAGGGCGAAGGCGT contains:
- the metX gene encoding homoserine O-succinyltransferase MetX; the protein is MADSPQRSVGAVTAERAGFLEPLILKAGKTLASYELVYETYGTLNADRSNAILVCHALSGGHHVAGYYANDPTKIGWWDNMIGPGKAIDTDRFFVIGVNNLGGCHGSTGPASIDRATGQPYGAGFPLVTVEDWVASQARLMDRLGIQTLAGAIGGSLGGMQALQWTLSYPDRIRHAFVIAAAPKLSTQNIAFNDVARQAIVSDPDFHGGNFYAQGTIPARGLKLARMLGHITYLSDDVLSEKFGRVLKREGYGFNYDVEFEIESYLRYQGDKFAQIFDANTYLIMTKALDYFDPARETGGDLAKALSPAKAGFFLASFKSDWRFPPSRSRELVRALVAGSKRVTYAEIDAPSGHDAFLLNDAHYHRLVASYTDNIAAEINAGSRAGPLVIGDTELEEMKGYKGTAQ
- a CDS encoding DUF2950 domain-containing protein encodes the protein MKKTQLILAAGLVLCAALPAAAQRSFASPEEGSKALADAVRTGEGKNVIAIFGEKSKPWIFTGDAVSDRADWTAFLAAYDKKNKLVKEGDAKATINVGDDDWPFPAPLVKAKDGKWAFDAETGREEVINRRVGRNELDTIQTLLAVVDAQREYATSDADGNGSTDYAKKFISTKGKKDGLYFETAAGAPQSPLGPLVGVAAKEGYPGTNPGGPYHGYQYRMLMSQGKDAAGGAYSYLVKDRMMGGFAVVAFPEKYGVSGVKTFVVNHDGVVYEKDLGAGTAAAAAAIKAYNPDKTWQKVQ
- a CDS encoding DUF3300 domain-containing protein — protein: MRATRTRNPLAVALMLAFMPALAQQPAPTTPPATTAAAAPAATKPFSQQDLDTILAPIALYPDPLLAQIFMASTYPLQVVEAARWQKANPTLKDKALEDALVKQTWDPAVKSLTTVPQVLTQMNEKIDWTQKLGDAFLADQKAVMQTVQSLRKKASDAGNLKSTDQQKVTTANEGGATIIKVEPTKPEVVYVPTYNPATIYGTWWYPAYPPYYMYPPGYVYAPGLAFATGVVVGAAIWGNCNWGGNDININTNNYNNFNKTNISNTNNKFQHNAENRKGVPYKDQGTAQKYNRGGDQKAAQSREQFRGRAEQGRSEMGSMDRSQLGGGAGDRSGSGNFGGGDRGGAAASANTRDMGSRGSASGGGSGSRDFGGGGGSASSRGSHSGFSNSGGGASTRAASSRGSASRGGGGGGGRGGGGRR
- the metW gene encoding methionine biosynthesis protein MetW; the protein is MSPSQQRYDFELIASWIPEGSRVLDLGCGDGVLLAGLTATRNVSGYGVEIDDAGVLASVANGVDVIQMDLESGLNVFEDGAFDFVILSQTLQAMKNTEKILKEMLRVGRQGIVTFPNFGYWRHRLDIMRGQMPVSKTLPYQWYNTPNIHLCTVKDFEDLCVKVGAQILDEQVITGGRPVTVLPNLLGDLAVFRFRRSP
- the ppk2 gene encoding polyphosphate kinase 2 translates to MAKAEKKKTAVDAKGKIDSKTYDREMKRLHGELVAMQEWVKAKGLKVCVVFEGRDGAGKGGTIKALTERVSPRVFRVVALPAPTDREKSQMYIQRYLPHLPAAGEIVIFDRSWYNRAGVERVMGFTDQKRVKKFLEVLPNVERAIVNSNIILIKYWLEVSMDEQTRRLKARADDPRKIWKLSPMDLKSYSRWHDYTEARDDMFKYTHSEWAPWRVAYTDDKKRGRLNIISDLLSQIPYEKLKMPKVKLPARGKSGKYKERPITVTKVKERY